One stretch of Sinomonas terrae DNA includes these proteins:
- a CDS encoding APC family permease produces the protein MSNTQHEVVVPPSVGETHLKSNSLGFIGIAFFVVSAAAPMAAFVGASPVIFSVMGPGVPLVYILVALVIAVFAVGYLKMSRHIVSAGGFVAYISRGLGRHAATGAAGIVLVTYISLQVGLWAQFGVFAQQLVSRLFGLDLPVWVWVLAFLVITTALTMRGVDLNLRILGVLLGLEIIAIAALVIGVVAGSGGRDMSLVSFAPTQLFQPGLGVAVLFVFACFTTFEATTVFAEEAREPRRTIPRALFAVIVFVGVFYTVATWAVSVAVGPDKVQDAATNDLAGIIFSVAGKYVGPWLDITMQVLVVSSFIAMLIGVQNMFSRYVFALAWGRALPKQLSRVSRKSQVPATAALVNGIVIAVILMAFLWSGADPIVIVFSWFVALGTVGFIVMMGFASVSILVFFIREKLERGFWSTRVAPIAAIVLMVTVLVIAIANYDSMLSGDGSIARQLLWFIPVAFAAGALLPLVKKDIDFDRIVAAGG, from the coding sequence GTGAGCAATACCCAGCATGAGGTTGTGGTGCCGCCGTCGGTCGGCGAGACCCACCTCAAGTCCAACAGCCTCGGCTTTATCGGAATCGCGTTCTTCGTCGTCTCCGCTGCCGCCCCGATGGCGGCGTTCGTGGGGGCGAGCCCGGTGATCTTCTCGGTCATGGGTCCCGGCGTCCCGCTCGTCTACATCCTCGTCGCCCTTGTGATCGCCGTGTTCGCGGTCGGCTACCTGAAGATGAGCCGCCACATCGTCAGCGCTGGGGGCTTCGTCGCCTACATCTCCCGAGGCCTGGGCCGGCACGCCGCCACCGGCGCGGCGGGTATTGTCCTGGTCACCTACATCTCGCTCCAGGTGGGCCTGTGGGCCCAGTTCGGGGTGTTCGCGCAGCAGCTCGTCTCCCGCCTGTTCGGACTGGACCTGCCGGTGTGGGTATGGGTCCTGGCGTTCCTGGTCATCACGACGGCGCTGACGATGCGCGGGGTGGACCTGAACCTGCGGATCCTCGGAGTGCTCCTTGGCCTGGAGATCATCGCGATCGCCGCCCTGGTGATCGGGGTCGTCGCGGGATCCGGGGGCAGGGACATGTCTCTCGTGAGCTTCGCCCCCACACAGCTCTTCCAGCCCGGCCTCGGCGTCGCGGTCCTGTTCGTCTTCGCCTGCTTCACGACCTTCGAGGCGACGACGGTCTTCGCCGAGGAGGCCCGCGAGCCCCGGCGGACGATCCCTCGGGCGCTGTTCGCCGTCATCGTCTTCGTCGGCGTCTTCTACACGGTGGCGACGTGGGCTGTCAGCGTCGCGGTGGGCCCGGACAAGGTCCAGGACGCCGCCACCAACGACCTGGCGGGGATCATCTTCTCCGTCGCGGGGAAGTACGTCGGGCCCTGGCTGGACATCACCATGCAGGTCCTGGTCGTCTCGAGCTTCATCGCGATGCTCATCGGGGTGCAGAACATGTTCTCCCGCTATGTCTTCGCCCTCGCCTGGGGCCGGGCCCTGCCGAAGCAGCTCTCCCGGGTGTCGAGGAAGTCGCAGGTTCCCGCGACGGCGGCCCTGGTGAATGGGATCGTGATTGCCGTGATCCTGATGGCCTTCCTCTGGTCCGGCGCCGACCCGATCGTGATCGTGTTCTCGTGGTTCGTCGCACTTGGCACGGTGGGCTTCATCGTCATGATGGGCTTCGCCTCGGTTTCCATCCTGGTCTTCTTCATCCGCGAGAAGCTCGAGCGCGGCTTCTGGAGCACCCGCGTGGCACCTATCGCCGCGATCGTGCTCATGGTCACCGTCCTGGTGATCGCCATCGCGAACTACGACTCGATGCTCTCCGGCGACGGCTCGATCGCCCGCCAGCTGCTGTGGTTCATCCCTGTGGCCTTCGCCGCCGGAGCTCTTCTGCCCCTGGTGAAGAAGGACATCGACTTCGACCGCATCGTCGCCGCCGGCGGCTGA
- a CDS encoding TetR/AcrR family transcriptional regulator produces the protein MSPQKRQPSHGEGREALLEATVRVGARKGLRGLTFRAVAEEAGLNNSLIAHHFGTRDRLLAAALEWTADRAMAAADLSEYATDATAFREALVRNVLSQPDIEIFQFEMVMEATRRPELQDAVRELYRRYVAALAAGRVALGAEDDPGLNLAMFAALDGLTLQYFAKAITAEQLAEAVQALGVAVGSPSPSRS, from the coding sequence GTGAGCCCTCAGAAACGACAGCCCAGCCACGGAGAGGGCAGGGAAGCCCTCCTCGAAGCGACCGTGCGAGTGGGCGCCCGCAAGGGCCTGCGCGGGCTGACCTTCCGCGCAGTCGCCGAGGAGGCGGGCCTGAACAACAGCCTCATCGCCCACCACTTCGGCACGCGCGACAGGCTGCTCGCCGCAGCGCTGGAGTGGACCGCCGACCGCGCGATGGCCGCCGCGGACCTCAGCGAATATGCGACCGACGCGACCGCGTTCCGCGAGGCGCTGGTCCGCAACGTCCTCTCCCAGCCCGACATCGAGATCTTCCAGTTCGAAATGGTCATGGAGGCCACCCGGCGCCCCGAACTGCAAGATGCCGTTCGAGAGCTGTACCGCCGGTACGTCGCAGCCCTCGCGGCCGGCCGTGTCGCACTCGGCGCCGAGGACGACCCCGGCTTGAACCTGGCCATGTTCGCCGCCCTCGACGGGCTCACCCTCCAGTACTTCGCGAAGGCGATCACCGCCGAACAGCTCGCCGAGGCGGTCCAAGCCCTCGGTGTCGCCGTCGGCAGCCCGTCCCCCTCGCGCAGCTAG
- a CDS encoding flavin monoamine oxidase family protein codes for MQNTSDILVVGAGFAGLVAARELSRKGLSVRILEARDRTAGRTWLEPRMGRSLELGGTWVHWSQPHVWAELTRYGIGVVTAPDVEKAYWHADGRLHEGSPEELMMLLDGPNRDFLAPSRQLVPLPYEPLTNPAIKEADQLTVAEKIDDLELEPVSDDLMRSFWALNFNGPIDDAAYTQALRWAAAAFHEWPIMFETCATYKVQGGTAALAQAILDDADVDLCLGAAVAEVRQDAEGVVAVVRDGSEYAAKAMVVTLPLHALNSVRFDPELSPGKREAAQRGQLGLGAKLWIKVKGRHERFVAMGPQDWPLNFVQAEYLDAESATLVAFGPDAGAVDVDDAAAAQMILRRWIPDLEVLEVAGHNWVEDEFAHETWAMHRVGYLSESLAELQRSEGRIFLAGSDYASGWGGFIDGAIESGFTAARAMAEQFGIRP; via the coding sequence GTGCAGAACACCTCCGACATCCTCGTGGTCGGCGCAGGCTTCGCCGGTCTCGTCGCCGCACGGGAGCTGAGCCGGAAGGGCTTGAGCGTCCGGATCCTCGAGGCCCGTGACCGGACCGCCGGCCGGACGTGGCTCGAGCCGCGCATGGGCCGCAGCCTCGAACTCGGGGGGACTTGGGTCCACTGGAGCCAGCCCCACGTGTGGGCCGAGCTCACCCGGTACGGCATCGGCGTCGTCACCGCGCCCGACGTCGAGAAGGCGTACTGGCACGCAGACGGCCGCCTCCACGAGGGCTCGCCCGAGGAGCTGATGATGCTCCTCGATGGCCCCAACCGGGACTTCCTGGCGCCGTCGCGCCAGCTCGTCCCGCTCCCGTACGAGCCGTTGACCAACCCTGCGATCAAAGAAGCGGACCAGCTGACCGTGGCCGAGAAGATCGACGACCTCGAGCTCGAGCCGGTCTCGGACGATCTCATGCGCAGCTTCTGGGCGCTGAACTTCAACGGGCCCATTGATGACGCCGCCTACACCCAGGCGCTCCGCTGGGCCGCCGCGGCCTTCCACGAGTGGCCAATCATGTTCGAGACCTGCGCGACCTACAAGGTCCAGGGCGGCACCGCGGCGCTCGCCCAGGCGATCCTTGACGATGCCGACGTCGATCTCTGCCTCGGTGCGGCCGTCGCCGAGGTGAGGCAGGATGCTGAGGGGGTGGTCGCCGTCGTCCGCGATGGCAGTGAATACGCCGCCAAGGCGATGGTCGTGACCCTGCCGCTGCATGCGCTGAACAGCGTCCGCTTCGACCCCGAGCTCTCGCCCGGCAAGCGGGAGGCGGCCCAGCGCGGGCAGCTCGGGCTGGGGGCCAAGCTCTGGATCAAGGTCAAGGGCCGCCACGAGCGCTTCGTGGCGATGGGTCCGCAGGATTGGCCCCTGAACTTCGTCCAGGCCGAATACCTTGACGCCGAGAGCGCCACGCTCGTCGCCTTCGGCCCCGATGCCGGAGCCGTCGACGTCGACGACGCCGCTGCCGCGCAGATGATCCTCCGCCGCTGGATCCCGGACCTCGAGGTCCTCGAAGTCGCCGGCCACAACTGGGTCGAGGACGAGTTCGCCCACGAGACCTGGGCAATGCACCGGGTCGGCTACCTCTCGGAGAGCCTCGCCGAGTTGCAGCGCTCCGAAGGGCGGATCTTCCTTGCAGGTTCCGACTACGCCAGCGGCTGGGGCGGCTTCATCGATGGAGCGATCGAGAGCGGCTTCACCGCCGCGCGCGCCATGGCGGAGCAGTTCGGCATCCGGCCCTAG
- a CDS encoding cupin domain-containing protein, which translates to MSAPTFHATTDPERAEPFAVGQVQWLRKPGDGDRLALSGGIWTVTPEEAPDPFDLAFEEDETLYIVEGQLRIEIIGAETFDLTDGSMASFNKGAKTRWTVVKPTTEFFVYS; encoded by the coding sequence ATGAGTGCCCCCACCTTCCACGCCACTACTGACCCGGAACGCGCCGAGCCGTTCGCCGTCGGGCAGGTCCAGTGGCTCCGCAAGCCCGGCGACGGCGATCGCCTCGCCCTCTCCGGAGGCATCTGGACCGTGACGCCCGAAGAGGCCCCGGACCCGTTCGACCTGGCCTTCGAGGAGGACGAGACGTTGTACATCGTCGAAGGCCAACTGCGGATCGAGATCATCGGCGCCGAGACCTTCGACCTCACCGACGGCAGCATGGCCTCGTTCAACAAGGGAGCCAAAACGCGCTGGACGGTCGTCAAGCCAACCACCGAGTTCTTCGTCTACAGCTGA
- a CDS encoding TetR/AcrR family transcriptional regulator, producing MTISELRYGIGREALIGAVIDVVAEEGLDGLSYRKVAQRAGVNNTLISHHFGSKEALLEAATVWAVQRSQQMADLTLASELDKDFAASLTRLVADEPNLQIFQYYMILASRRSPELGRMANNLYESYISLVERFLTHYGHRADRAAARAIFAALDGLVLQQLTVSSRDDIVAAIIRLGELIDHR from the coding sequence GTGACGATCAGCGAGCTCAGATACGGGATCGGGCGGGAGGCTCTCATCGGGGCCGTCATCGACGTCGTCGCCGAGGAGGGCCTCGACGGGCTCAGCTACAGAAAGGTCGCGCAACGCGCGGGTGTGAACAACACCCTGATCTCACACCACTTCGGATCCAAGGAAGCCCTCCTGGAAGCCGCGACGGTCTGGGCCGTGCAGCGCTCGCAGCAGATGGCGGACCTGACGCTGGCCTCCGAGCTGGACAAGGACTTCGCGGCGTCGTTGACCCGACTGGTCGCCGACGAACCGAATCTGCAGATCTTCCAGTACTACATGATCCTGGCCTCGCGACGCAGTCCCGAGCTCGGGAGGATGGCGAACAACCTCTACGAGAGCTACATCAGCCTCGTCGAGCGCTTCCTCACCCACTACGGGCACCGCGCGGACCGGGCAGCCGCACGGGCCATCTTCGCCGCACTCGACGGGCTGGTCCTGCAGCAGCTCACCGTGTCCTCACGAGACGATATTGTGGCCGCCATCATCCGGCTCGGCGAGCTGATCGACCATCGCTAG
- a CDS encoding thiamine pyrophosphate-binding protein gives MTAEIQAREPEALAGQPSAEPAAPTKETVAQLVGRTLAELGAGHCFGVVGSGNFEVTNSLIRHGVPYTAARHEGGAATMADAYARMSGKVGLLSVHQGCGLTNATTGIGEAAKSRTPLVVLAAETAGAAVNSNFAMDQAALARSVGAVPERVHSAASARADVVRAFRTARNERRTVVLNLPLDVQSQQAPEHPSQASVPLPARVRPATSDVSALADLILAAERPVFVAGRGGRGARGEILALAERAGALVATSAVAKGLFNGEPFNLGISGGFSSPTTAELITGADLIVGFGCALNMWTMRHGRLIGEGAAVVQVDLEDAALGANRPITLGVVGDSGATAAETLRELERRDVTPRAGYRTEDVRRRIAASSRWQDVAIDDLSGPAPDGSLRIDPRPLTRALDGLLPAERVVGVDSGNFLGYPSQYLDVPDEFGFCFTQAFQSIGLGLGTAIGAALAQPHRLPALGTGDGGFLMGISELETAVRLGLPLLCIVYNDSAYGAEVHHFAEHGPVDVSTVTFPETDIASIARGYGCEGITVRSVEDLEPVKAWLASGPTRPLVIDAKIASDGGAWWLAEAFKGH, from the coding sequence ATGACCGCCGAGATCCAGGCAAGGGAGCCCGAGGCCCTTGCTGGCCAGCCCTCCGCCGAGCCGGCTGCGCCGACTAAGGAGACCGTCGCACAGCTCGTCGGGCGCACCCTCGCCGAGCTGGGCGCGGGGCACTGCTTCGGCGTCGTCGGCTCGGGGAACTTCGAGGTGACCAATTCGCTGATCCGTCATGGCGTCCCGTACACCGCCGCCCGGCACGAGGGCGGGGCGGCGACCATGGCCGACGCGTACGCCCGGATGTCCGGCAAGGTCGGTCTGCTGTCGGTCCACCAGGGCTGCGGGCTGACCAACGCCACGACCGGGATCGGGGAGGCCGCGAAGTCCCGCACGCCGCTCGTGGTCCTCGCCGCGGAGACGGCCGGCGCGGCCGTGAACTCAAACTTCGCCATGGATCAGGCTGCTCTGGCCCGCTCGGTAGGCGCGGTCCCGGAAAGGGTGCATTCGGCAGCCTCGGCGAGGGCCGACGTCGTCCGCGCCTTCCGCACCGCGCGCAACGAGCGCCGCACCGTCGTCCTGAACCTGCCGCTCGACGTTCAGTCGCAGCAGGCGCCGGAACACCCTTCCCAAGCCTCGGTGCCGCTTCCCGCCCGGGTGCGCCCGGCGACGTCGGACGTCAGCGCTCTCGCCGACCTCATCCTCGCCGCCGAACGGCCGGTTTTCGTCGCCGGGCGAGGCGGTCGCGGCGCCCGGGGCGAGATCCTGGCCCTCGCGGAGCGCGCGGGCGCGCTCGTGGCGACCTCGGCCGTGGCGAAGGGGCTCTTCAACGGGGAGCCGTTCAATCTCGGCATCTCGGGTGGGTTCTCCTCGCCGACGACGGCGGAGCTCATCACAGGCGCGGACCTGATCGTCGGCTTCGGGTGCGCCCTGAATATGTGGACCATGCGCCACGGGAGGCTCATCGGCGAGGGTGCCGCCGTCGTCCAGGTCGATCTCGAGGACGCGGCGCTCGGCGCGAACCGGCCCATCACCCTCGGTGTGGTGGGCGACTCCGGCGCGACCGCGGCCGAGACGCTACGTGAGCTGGAGCGGCGCGATGTCACCCCTCGGGCAGGCTACCGGACGGAGGACGTACGACGGCGGATCGCGGCGTCGTCGCGGTGGCAGGACGTGGCGATCGATGACCTCTCCGGCCCGGCGCCGGATGGCTCCCTCCGCATTGATCCGCGACCGCTGACCCGGGCCCTCGACGGGCTCCTGCCGGCCGAGCGCGTAGTCGGGGTCGATTCGGGAAACTTCTTGGGCTACCCGAGCCAATACCTCGACGTGCCCGACGAGTTCGGCTTCTGCTTCACTCAGGCGTTCCAGTCGATCGGGCTGGGTCTCGGCACCGCGATCGGGGCCGCGCTTGCCCAGCCGCACCGGCTGCCGGCCCTCGGGACCGGGGACGGCGGGTTCCTCATGGGGATCAGCGAACTCGAGACCGCGGTCCGGCTGGGCCTGCCGCTGCTGTGCATCGTGTACAACGACTCCGCGTACGGGGCCGAGGTGCACCACTTCGCCGAGCACGGGCCGGTGGACGTCTCGACGGTGACGTTCCCCGAGACGGACATCGCGTCGATCGCCCGCGGCTACGGCTGCGAGGGCATCACTGTCCGTTCTGTTGAGGACCTCGAACCGGTCAAGGCCTGGCTCGCGTCCGGGCCGACCCGCCCGCTCGTCATCGACGCGAAGATCGCCTCCGACGGCGGAGCCTGGTGGCTCGCGGAGGCGTTCAAGGGCCACTGA
- a CDS encoding cyclase family protein — MSQLTGLLASLAQGETRIVDLTNALSSETPTLRLPDPFANLVDFSLEEVSAYNEPGPFWKHHNISTGEHIGTHLDAPVHWVTGRGGKDVSQIEPARLVGPACVLDVSREVAADPDFLVDVEHIKVWEAEHGALPENAWLLVRTGWDAYAQDRVRFLNADETGSHTPGFTVDCARWLADVAPISGVGVETVGIDAGLAGGMDPLFPMHHFLLGADKYGVTSLQNLGQLPATGAAVVVAPLPIVGGTGSPARVLAFVEEARA, encoded by the coding sequence ATGTCACAGCTGACCGGGTTGCTCGCCTCGCTGGCCCAAGGCGAGACGCGCATCGTCGATCTGACCAACGCGCTCTCGAGCGAGACTCCCACCCTGCGCCTGCCCGATCCGTTCGCGAACCTCGTGGACTTCAGCCTGGAGGAGGTCTCGGCGTACAACGAGCCGGGGCCGTTCTGGAAGCACCACAACATCAGCACGGGTGAGCACATCGGCACCCACCTGGACGCCCCGGTTCACTGGGTGACCGGCCGTGGAGGCAAGGACGTCTCCCAGATCGAGCCCGCACGGCTCGTCGGGCCCGCGTGCGTCCTGGACGTCAGCCGCGAGGTCGCGGCGGACCCGGACTTCCTCGTCGATGTCGAGCACATCAAGGTCTGGGAGGCTGAGCACGGAGCGCTTCCGGAGAACGCGTGGCTGCTCGTGCGCACGGGGTGGGATGCGTACGCGCAGGATCGCGTCCGGTTCCTGAACGCGGACGAGACCGGCTCGCACACTCCCGGGTTCACCGTGGATTGCGCGCGCTGGCTCGCCGACGTCGCCCCGATCTCGGGTGTCGGGGTGGAGACCGTTGGCATTGACGCTGGGCTCGCCGGCGGGATGGACCCGCTGTTCCCGATGCACCACTTCCTCTTGGGCGCCGACAAGTACGGTGTCACCTCGCTGCAGAACCTCGGCCAGCTCCCGGCGACCGGCGCCGCCGTGGTCGTGGCGCCGCTGCCGATCGTCGGCGGGACCGGTTCCCCGGCCAGGGTCCTGGCCTTCGTCGAGGAGGCGCGAGCATGA
- a CDS encoding ATP-dependent acyl-CoA ligase, with protein MTIPSMLLRRATENPEAPLLRCGGIRRNGLQMVDAISLAAGVLQAHGIQQGDRVALMCSNRIELLDYLLGCAWMGAIAVPINTAARGEQLHHILLNCEAKLLVIEGSLLEHIGRLEILPALQMLWAVDEYAAEAGDPYPVEPMPAAGSLRAQPAEVVPGDTAAILYTSGTTGVSKGVQCPHGQFYWWGVNVTRQLGITAGDVLYTCLPLFHTNALNAFIQAIVSGAEYVMGPRFSASRFWSDAAAANATFTYLLGAMVSILASKPASALDRAHGIKAALAPATPAGLLHEFKDRFGIMLLDGYGSTETNSTISTSRQEQRPGYMGTLQPGFSARVIDEFGLDVEPGVPGELLLRSDQPHSFATGYYRMPEATVNSWKDLWFHTGDRVVRDDDGWFRFVDRIKDVIRRRGENISSVEVEHVLRQHPAVSDVAVYAVDSELGEDEVMAAIVAKDAIDFEELTEFCRPRLASFAIPRFFRLCDSLPRTENGKVRKTILRDLGSEAAQWDRESVRLPVS; from the coding sequence ATGACCATTCCCAGCATGCTGCTCCGGCGGGCAACGGAAAATCCCGAGGCCCCGCTGCTGCGGTGCGGCGGTATTCGCCGAAATGGCCTTCAGATGGTGGACGCCATCTCTCTCGCCGCCGGGGTCCTTCAAGCGCACGGGATCCAGCAGGGCGACCGAGTGGCGCTCATGTGCAGCAACCGGATCGAACTGCTCGACTACCTTCTGGGGTGCGCTTGGATGGGGGCCATCGCTGTGCCCATCAACACTGCAGCACGAGGGGAGCAGCTGCACCACATCCTCTTGAATTGCGAGGCCAAGCTCCTAGTCATCGAAGGCTCTCTTCTCGAGCACATCGGACGGCTCGAGATCCTTCCCGCCCTGCAGATGCTGTGGGCCGTCGACGAGTACGCGGCGGAGGCCGGGGATCCTTACCCGGTGGAGCCGATGCCCGCGGCCGGGTCACTGCGGGCTCAACCCGCCGAGGTGGTGCCCGGAGACACCGCCGCGATCCTCTATACCTCCGGGACGACCGGTGTCTCAAAGGGGGTCCAGTGCCCGCACGGCCAGTTCTACTGGTGGGGGGTCAACGTCACGCGCCAACTCGGCATCACCGCGGGCGACGTGCTGTACACATGCCTTCCGCTCTTCCATACGAACGCGCTCAACGCCTTCATCCAGGCGATCGTCTCCGGTGCCGAATACGTCATGGGCCCCCGCTTCTCGGCGTCGAGATTCTGGTCCGACGCTGCCGCCGCCAACGCCACCTTCACCTACCTCCTCGGCGCCATGGTGAGCATTCTGGCGAGCAAGCCAGCGTCCGCACTTGATCGGGCGCACGGCATCAAAGCCGCTCTTGCACCGGCAACCCCCGCCGGCCTCCTCCACGAATTCAAAGACCGGTTCGGCATCATGCTCCTGGACGGTTACGGGTCCACAGAGACGAACTCGACCATCTCCACAAGCCGGCAGGAGCAGCGGCCCGGCTACATGGGAACGCTCCAGCCAGGATTCTCCGCCCGCGTCATCGATGAGTTCGGGCTGGACGTCGAGCCCGGCGTGCCCGGCGAGTTGCTCTTGCGAAGCGACCAGCCCCATTCATTCGCCACCGGCTACTACCGGATGCCGGAGGCGACGGTGAATTCCTGGAAGGACCTCTGGTTCCACACCGGCGACCGGGTGGTCAGGGATGACGACGGATGGTTCCGATTCGTCGACCGGATCAAAGACGTCATCCGACGCCGTGGCGAGAACATCTCCTCGGTTGAGGTCGAGCACGTCCTCCGTCAGCACCCGGCCGTCAGCGACGTCGCCGTCTACGCCGTGGACTCCGAACTCGGCGAGGACGAAGTGATGGCCGCGATCGTGGCGAAAGACGCCATCGACTTCGAAGAACTCACAGAGTTCTGCCGGCCACGGCTGGCATCCTTCGCCATCCCTCGGTTCTTCAGGCTCTGCGATTCCTTGCCCCGCACTGAGAACGGAAAAGTCCGGAAGACCATCCTCCGAGACCTGGGTTCCGAAGCGGCGCAGTGGGATCGAGAGAGCGTGCGGCTTCCAGTCTCGTGA
- a CDS encoding Zn-ribbon domain-containing OB-fold protein: protein MSATLQRCDSCGASLFPFRLFCPACGHSDFVEHDVDDAVLEEATALADGTVLATVRCATGTRLIARILGGEASPGSRVTLTNEPNADGGTVAYVPFNREVKY, encoded by the coding sequence ATGAGCGCGACACTTCAGCGATGCGACTCGTGTGGAGCGAGCCTCTTTCCGTTCCGGCTGTTCTGCCCCGCCTGCGGGCACAGCGATTTCGTCGAGCACGACGTCGACGACGCGGTCCTCGAGGAAGCGACCGCTTTGGCGGATGGCACGGTGCTAGCCACGGTGCGGTGCGCGACGGGAACGCGGCTGATCGCCCGGATCCTCGGCGGCGAAGCGTCGCCAGGGAGCAGGGTCACGCTGACCAACGAGCCGAACGCAGACGGAGGCACCGTCGCCTACGTGCCATTCAACCGAGAAGTTAAGTACTAG
- a CDS encoding thiolase family protein → MTASILAAAQAPYTRHASPTTTTPQVIAEAVRRALSQAGLTPQDVDGFGISSFTLQPDHAVDLAWRMGLRLSWLMEDTNGGASAGGMLQHAVRAIEAGDASVVVLAAGDVMDRDAFTRLVARYNRATEQHLTPLPMPGPNAVFAMLTRRQMGALGLERADYGRIAVAQRQWAADNPGAVYRSPLGLDEYLGAPMVADPLGRYDCVPTVTGADAVVVAADDRLGGRRRAKVLAVTTSYNSDDQTGDGLTTGLRACAPLAWERSGVSPAETGVASVYDDYPAMVVAQLMDMGFIEDGADVSRYIDSWISSRKLPLNTSGGQLSAGQAGAAGGMHGLVEVATQLLHRAGDRQVDARFGVVSGYGMVLYRYGACATMTVLEGVA, encoded by the coding sequence ATGACGGCCTCAATCCTCGCGGCGGCCCAAGCCCCCTACACTCGGCACGCCTCCCCGACGACGACAACCCCACAAGTCATCGCCGAAGCGGTCCGGCGGGCCTTGAGCCAGGCCGGGTTAACGCCCCAGGATGTCGACGGGTTCGGCATTTCCAGCTTCACTCTCCAGCCCGATCACGCAGTTGATCTCGCCTGGCGGATGGGCCTGCGCCTCTCGTGGCTCATGGAGGACACCAACGGTGGGGCGAGCGCCGGCGGGATGCTCCAGCACGCGGTGCGGGCCATCGAAGCCGGCGACGCGTCCGTCGTCGTCCTCGCCGCTGGCGACGTCATGGACAGGGACGCCTTCACACGCCTCGTTGCACGCTACAACCGGGCAACCGAGCAGCACCTCACGCCCCTGCCCATGCCCGGCCCGAATGCGGTGTTCGCGATGCTGACCAGGCGACAGATGGGGGCTCTTGGGCTCGAGCGCGCAGACTACGGCAGGATCGCCGTCGCCCAGCGCCAGTGGGCCGCGGACAATCCCGGGGCCGTCTACCGGAGCCCGCTCGGTCTCGACGAATACCTGGGGGCCCCGATGGTGGCCGACCCATTGGGACGCTACGACTGCGTACCCACGGTCACCGGCGCCGACGCCGTCGTCGTCGCCGCAGACGACCGGCTGGGCGGGCGGCGGAGGGCAAAGGTCCTTGCCGTCACCACGAGCTACAACTCGGACGACCAGACCGGGGATGGGTTGACCACAGGCCTCCGGGCGTGCGCCCCGCTTGCCTGGGAGCGGTCCGGGGTGTCGCCCGCGGAGACGGGGGTCGCGAGTGTCTACGACGACTACCCGGCCATGGTGGTCGCGCAGCTGATGGACATGGGATTCATCGAGGACGGAGCCGACGTTTCGCGCTACATCGATTCTTGGATCTCATCGAGGAAGCTCCCCCTCAATACCTCGGGAGGCCAGCTTTCGGCCGGGCAGGCCGGTGCGGCGGGCGGAATGCACGGACTGGTCGAGGTCGCGACTCAGCTCCTCCACCGAGCCGGCGACCGACAAGTCGACGCGCGCTTCGGCGTCGTGAGCGGTTATGGGATGGTGCTCTACCGCTACGGTGCCTGCGCGACGATGACTGTTCTGGAGGGAGTGGCATGA